Proteins encoded in a region of the Haloglomus salinum genome:
- a CDS encoding molybdenum cofactor guanylyltransferase, whose product MSGDSSPDERPCDGRPERSGLLLAGGRSTRFGEPDKALAELTGAPLVSHTAAALAPAVDELVVNCRAAQRDELASALEGLDDRLPVRFAVDPVPDEGPVAGLLTGLRVTRGRHVAVAGCDQPFLRTATVADLFDHATGETGSGAETAAAPTGAAPVADGRRQPLGAVYRQDRAQEAAIRTMAAGSQALRDVLARVDPVAVPVSPAVVRDIDTQHELDEVSGGQASSSADSSSMMGITHENAASTTNRPASHTERLPGRGEP is encoded by the coding sequence ATGAGTGGGGACTCCTCCCCCGACGAGCGCCCCTGCGACGGCCGGCCCGAGCGGTCGGGGCTGCTCCTCGCTGGCGGCCGCTCGACCCGGTTCGGCGAGCCGGACAAGGCGCTCGCCGAGCTCACGGGCGCGCCGCTGGTCAGCCACACGGCGGCCGCGCTCGCGCCCGCCGTCGACGAACTCGTCGTCAACTGTCGCGCGGCTCAGCGCGACGAACTGGCGAGCGCCCTCGAAGGGCTCGACGACCGCCTGCCGGTCCGGTTCGCGGTCGACCCGGTACCCGACGAGGGGCCCGTCGCGGGCCTGCTGACGGGCCTCCGCGTGACGCGGGGCCGGCACGTCGCGGTTGCGGGCTGTGACCAGCCGTTCCTCCGGACCGCGACGGTCGCGGACCTGTTCGACCACGCGACGGGCGAGACGGGGTCCGGCGCCGAGACCGCGGCCGCTCCGACGGGCGCGGCACCGGTGGCTGACGGACGACGCCAGCCGCTCGGCGCAGTCTACCGGCAGGACCGGGCCCAGGAGGCAGCCATCCGGACGATGGCGGCCGGCTCGCAGGCACTCCGCGACGTGCTCGCGCGGGTCGACCCCGTGGCCGTGCCCGTCTCGCCGGCCGTCGTCCGGGATATCGACACGCAGCACGAACTCGATGAGGTATCGGGCGGACAGGCGTCGAGCAGTGCGGATAGCTCTAGTATGATGGGAATTACGCACGAGAACGCGGCATCGACGACGAACAGGCCTGCCAGTCACACCGAGCGACTCCCCGGCCGAGGTGAGCCCTGA